A stretch of Nitrospirae bacterium YQR-1 DNA encodes these proteins:
- a CDS encoding ammonium transporter, whose protein sequence is MLVSAAMVLLMTHGLALFYGGMVRKKNVLGTIMHSFIAIALVSVQWIIIGYSLAFGPDIKGIIGGLDWAFLNNVGLSPNPDYAKTVPHLAFMIYQAMFAVITPALISGALAERIKFSSFVLFTVLWSTFIYAPVAHWVWGKGGWLGALGALDFAGGIVVHVTSGLSALSAALYIGKRKGYPHEITPPHNLPLTVIGTGILWFGWFGFNGGSALVSGALSTVAFVTSHIAAVSAVVIWITIEWFHQGKATVFGAATASVAGLATITPAAGYVSPMHALIIGLLAGAVCYTALNLKPRLGYDDSLDAFGVHGVGGIIGTICVGVFASLAINDAGANGLLFGGSKQFLVQTMAAAVVGIYSFVVTALLLKIVDLVTGGVRVNHENETEGLDVTQHGESGYYF, encoded by the coding sequence ATGCTGGTATCTGCCGCCATGGTGCTTCTTATGACTCACGGTTTAGCCCTTTTTTACGGAGGTATGGTCAGGAAAAAGAATGTCCTTGGCACAATTATGCACAGCTTTATCGCAATAGCTCTTGTAAGTGTCCAGTGGATAATTATAGGTTACAGTTTGGCATTCGGCCCTGATATTAAGGGAATAATCGGAGGGCTGGACTGGGCTTTTTTAAACAATGTCGGACTTTCACCTAATCCCGATTATGCTAAAACCGTTCCTCATCTGGCATTCATGATTTATCAGGCTATGTTTGCCGTGATTACGCCTGCTCTTATAAGCGGAGCTTTAGCTGAGCGAATAAAGTTCTCGTCTTTTGTTTTATTCACAGTTTTATGGTCAACGTTTATTTACGCACCTGTTGCCCACTGGGTTTGGGGTAAGGGTGGCTGGCTTGGCGCTCTGGGAGCACTCGACTTCGCAGGCGGAATAGTCGTACACGTTACATCCGGCCTCTCAGCTCTTTCTGCAGCACTTTACATCGGCAAACGGAAGGGCTATCCCCATGAAATAACTCCTCCCCACAACCTGCCTCTTACTGTCATCGGCACGGGTATCTTGTGGTTTGGATGGTTTGGTTTTAACGGAGGCAGTGCTCTGGTCTCAGGCGCACTAAGCACTGTTGCCTTTGTAACCTCCCATATAGCTGCAGTGTCGGCAGTTGTTATCTGGATAACCATAGAGTGGTTTCATCAGGGTAAAGCAACAGTGTTTGGGGCGGCAACAGCCTCAGTAGCGGGGCTGGCCACAATTACCCCTGCCGCCGGCTATGTCTCACCCATGCACGCCTTAATTATCGGTCTGCTGGCCGGGGCGGTTTGCTACACAGCACTTAATCTAAAACCACGTCTGGGTTATGACGACTCACTTGACGCCTTTGGAGTGCACGGTGTAGGGGGCATTATCGGCACCATCTGCGTCGGTGTCTTTGCCTCTTTAGCCATTAACGACGCCGGCGCCAACGGGTTGCTCTTTGGCGGCTCAAAACAGTTTCTTGTACAAACTATGGCCGCCGCCGTTGTAGGAATCTATTCGTTTGTCGTAACAGCCTTACTTCTGAAAATTGTTGATCTTGTAACCGGAGGGGTCAGAGTAAATCATGAAAACGAAACTGAAGGACTCGACGTCACTCAACACGGCGAATCCGGATATTACTTCTAA
- a CDS encoding DUF2339 domain-containing protein, with the protein MLKCPGCSREIYRPGNFCVSCGMAFTGDALKKISFYFELTTDLSHLSKTVDIVQQDISSINTKLAAYEEIFNSEVKHLLDTKPTETVEASEKPQPDIPPQKPDVTPPPVKQPEPATDKRTKSSALEIRLGQKLPLIIGVVAIVLGVAYFIKYSFDRGWIGPAGRVAVAYLAGLLLMGVGDTFRKKQLENFGLSLFGGGIAILYFSTYSGFQLYHLFGAQVAFTLMVITTAVACMMAIVYDSKWLAVLGLIGGFLTPVLISTGSDQQIALMTYMVILNIGLLAVAFYKKWDILNNLGFFFTYMLFSAWFFKNYVPGKFWPTIIYLTIFYLIYSIAPIAYQFFKGDVGKNRGVVIIAPNSFIAFGFSYYAIKFYTSVEWVSVVTVFYSVVFLSLANFLYKRGKHERGAFDILISQSALFLVMTIPFLFSKHWTTIFWSAQAVALLWIGTRLKRKTLIYGSYVLCAVVAYFFLYYDYLLFFEYGTTRLTHGKSYTFMIIERYLKSFFVITSAYISSKIMAKDGNATVSSVFKALFGILLFAALNVEVSLFFNDYLPEAKAQAISVLWAIFSAVLMLKGFMIKSVIYRKTAFALFAVTILKVFLSDMSKMDVPYRIISFIFLGIILVVTSFLYYKYKDRIFEPASGEKAEKKDGKL; encoded by the coding sequence GTGCTTAAGTGCCCAGGATGTAGTAGAGAAATATACAGACCCGGTAATTTCTGTGTATCGTGCGGTATGGCTTTTACAGGGGATGCATTAAAGAAAATCTCCTTTTATTTTGAACTCACAACAGACCTGTCCCACCTTTCTAAGACTGTTGATATAGTACAACAGGATATAAGCAGCATTAACACAAAACTAGCAGCGTACGAGGAAATATTCAACAGCGAGGTTAAACATCTTCTTGATACTAAGCCTACGGAGACTGTTGAGGCGTCAGAAAAGCCTCAACCTGATATTCCTCCCCAAAAACCGGATGTTACACCTCCACCTGTGAAACAACCCGAACCTGCCACCGATAAGCGTACCAAATCATCTGCTTTGGAGATACGTTTAGGACAGAAGCTGCCTCTTATAATAGGAGTTGTAGCCATAGTGCTTGGAGTGGCATATTTTATAAAGTACTCTTTTGACAGGGGGTGGATAGGTCCGGCAGGCAGAGTAGCGGTTGCCTACCTGGCAGGTTTGTTACTTATGGGGGTAGGGGATACATTCAGAAAGAAGCAGTTGGAAAACTTCGGACTGTCTCTCTTTGGCGGTGGCATTGCCATACTCTATTTCTCAACATATAGCGGATTTCAACTCTATCATCTTTTTGGTGCCCAGGTTGCCTTTACCCTTATGGTCATAACCACTGCTGTTGCCTGTATGATGGCTATCGTTTATGACAGTAAATGGCTTGCCGTCCTTGGCCTCATCGGCGGATTTCTTACTCCGGTTTTAATTTCTACCGGCTCTGACCAACAGATTGCGCTTATGACCTACATGGTAATACTGAATATTGGACTGCTTGCCGTGGCTTTTTATAAGAAGTGGGATATCCTTAACAATCTGGGCTTTTTCTTTACGTATATGCTGTTTTCGGCATGGTTTTTTAAGAATTACGTACCGGGTAAGTTTTGGCCGACAATTATTTATCTTACAATTTTTTACCTGATTTACAGCATAGCACCGATAGCGTATCAGTTTTTTAAGGGTGATGTCGGGAAAAACCGCGGTGTTGTAATCATTGCACCGAACTCATTTATTGCCTTTGGTTTCAGCTATTATGCTATAAAGTTTTACACCTCGGTGGAGTGGGTAAGTGTTGTAACGGTCTTTTACTCGGTGGTGTTTTTATCGCTGGCTAATTTTTTGTATAAACGAGGGAAACACGAAAGAGGCGCTTTTGATATATTAATAAGCCAGTCGGCTCTCTTTTTAGTTATGACAATACCGTTTCTGTTTTCAAAACACTGGACAACAATATTTTGGTCGGCTCAGGCTGTTGCACTTCTGTGGATAGGAACAAGGCTTAAGCGGAAAACTCTTATTTACGGCTCTTATGTGCTCTGCGCTGTGGTAGCGTATTTCTTCTTATATTACGATTATTTACTTTTCTTTGAATATGGCACAACCCGTTTAACTCATGGAAAAAGTTATACTTTTATGATTATAGAGAGATACTTAAAGTCATTTTTTGTGATTACATCGGCTTATATATCCTCAAAGATTATGGCAAAAGACGGCAATGCCACTGTGTCTTCAGTGTTTAAGGCGTTGTTTGGAATACTTCTGTTTGCAGCACTAAACGTTGAGGTGAGTTTGTTTTTTAATGATTACCTGCCTGAGGCCAAAGCGCAGGCTATATCGGTTCTATGGGCTATTTTTTCAGCAGTGTTGATGCTTAAAGGATTTATGATAAAATCTGTAATTTACAGAAAGACAGCGTTTGCGCTTTTTGCCGTAACAATTCTGAAGGTATTTCTCTCTGATATGTCAAAAATGGATGTGCCTTACAGGATTATTTCTTTTATATTTCTCGGCATAATACTAGTTGTCACATCTTTTTTGTACTACAAATACAAGGACAGAATCTTTGAGCCCGCATCTGGTGAGAAGGCTGAGAAGAAAGACGGTAAATTATGA
- a CDS encoding NifU family protein, with translation MLDRAKVESTLNLIRPMLNRDGGDVQLIDVTSDGVVKVKLMGACGSCPMSMMTLKGGIEAKLKQDIPEVKAVEAV, from the coding sequence ATGTTAGACAGAGCAAAGGTGGAAAGTACGCTGAATCTGATAAGGCCTATGCTAAATAGAGACGGTGGAGATGTACAACTTATTGACGTTACAAGCGATGGAGTCGTAAAGGTTAAACTCATGGGCGCATGCGGCAGTTGTCCTATGTCTATGATGACTTTAAAAGGCGGTATTGAGGCTAAATTAAAGCAGGATATCCCCGAGGTTAAGGCTGTTGAGGCTGTTTAA
- a CDS encoding energy-coupling factor ABC transporter ATP-binding protein, with product MSHHLVEFRDVFYSYPDGTTALEGVSFRVLHGESVGIVGANGAGKSTLLMHINGTIIPSGGAITIGDVQLSAKTRQDIRKKVGVVFQNPDDQLFMPTVFDDVAFGPLNLGLSTDKVAEVTSEALSKVGCLDLKDRAPHHLSNGQKCRVAIATVLAMSPDILVMDEPSSNLDPKSRRFLINLLRNFYHTRIIASHDLDLILDVCERCIVIKEGKIAADKPATEVLSDSKLLSENNLELPLTLQGARGRKPGN from the coding sequence ATGAGCCACCATCTGGTAGAGTTTAGGGATGTGTTCTACAGTTATCCCGATGGGACTACGGCGCTGGAGGGCGTCTCTTTCAGGGTGTTGCACGGGGAATCGGTAGGAATAGTTGGAGCTAACGGGGCAGGTAAATCCACGCTGCTTATGCACATAAACGGAACAATCATCCCGTCCGGAGGGGCAATTACCATAGGGGATGTACAATTAAGTGCAAAAACCAGGCAAGATATAAGAAAAAAAGTCGGAGTAGTCTTTCAAAACCCTGATGATCAGCTTTTTATGCCTACGGTGTTTGACGACGTGGCATTTGGCCCTCTGAACTTAGGTCTCAGCACGGATAAGGTAGCAGAGGTAACCTCAGAGGCGTTGTCAAAGGTAGGCTGTCTTGACTTAAAAGACAGAGCACCACACCATCTCTCTAACGGGCAAAAGTGCAGAGTGGCAATTGCAACCGTGCTGGCAATGTCGCCGGACATACTTGTTATGGATGAGCCGTCATCCAACCTCGATCCAAAATCAAGGAGGTTTTTAATTAATCTTCTCAGGAATTTTTATCACACAAGGATAATCGCCTCTCATGATCTGGACCTTATTCTGGATGTGTGTGAGCGTTGCATAGTGATTAAGGAGGGTAAAATAGCGGCGGATAAGCCGGCAACGGAAGTATTGTCGGACTCAAAGCTGCTTAGTGAAAATAACCTTGAATTACCTCTGACCCTTCAGGGGGCAAGGGGGCGGAAACCCGGTAATTGA
- the cbiQ gene encoding cobalt ECF transporter T component CbiQ: MISFEKEYFNLGFTDKLAYMDGFMQSLDPRVKIITTAAFTIMVVSYSKYELTGLMAFFLFPVLCCNLGNVPVMYVLKKLLCFSIFPLIIGMFNPLIDTNPQIFFMNTGISGGWISLVSIVFKFQLTFSAAIILIATTPLPQICIGLKRLGVPEIFTSQLLFLYRYIFVLSEEAMKMARARGLRTFGKVNMSIRDFTNLSGLLFIKTYERAERIYQAMLSRGFSGTVRSIKDISFKPADLFYLLVTTTLLLLFRAYNLADILGKAIIGGL, from the coding sequence TTGATAAGTTTTGAGAAAGAGTATTTTAATCTTGGTTTTACAGACAAACTTGCATACATGGATGGTTTTATGCAAAGTCTTGATCCAAGAGTAAAAATCATAACCACGGCGGCATTTACCATAATGGTGGTATCATATTCAAAATATGAGCTGACCGGACTTATGGCTTTTTTTCTATTTCCTGTGCTCTGTTGTAATCTAGGAAATGTACCTGTTATGTATGTCCTGAAAAAATTGCTCTGTTTTAGTATATTCCCGCTGATAATCGGAATGTTTAATCCTCTTATAGATACTAACCCTCAGATTTTCTTTATGAATACCGGTATCTCGGGCGGCTGGATTTCACTTGTATCAATTGTTTTTAAATTTCAGTTAACTTTCAGTGCTGCAATCATTCTCATAGCGACAACCCCTCTGCCTCAGATATGTATCGGACTGAAACGTCTGGGAGTGCCTGAGATATTTACATCTCAACTGCTTTTCCTCTACCGGTATATTTTTGTGTTATCTGAGGAGGCGATGAAAATGGCCAGAGCAAGGGGGTTGAGAACCTTCGGAAAAGTTAACATGAGCATAAGGGATTTTACCAATCTTTCAGGATTACTGTTTATAAAAACCTATGAGCGGGCTGAGAGAATTTATCAGGCGATGTTATCCAGAGGGTTTTCAGGCACAGTACGTTCAATAAAAGACATATCCTTTAAACCTGCCGATCTATTTTATTTATTAGTTACAACTACTCTGTTGTTACTATTCAGAGCATATAACCTGGCGGATATTTTAGGTAAAGCAATCATAGGGGGATTATAG